In the genome of Ictalurus furcatus strain D&B chromosome 13, Billie_1.0, whole genome shotgun sequence, one region contains:
- the si:ch211-250n8.1 gene encoding uncharacterized protein si:ch211-250n8.1 isoform X1, with the protein MPAKDPLIETLKVCILELQAEDTVTDSSPHLASCCELLELILRKGLQQPVLSLTHRDYWCCFEQLVQLDTCGRLSAVSLAVQQTTACPKLLSAQGRGRYFIRLMLSRKTLGNVVNHLLHTSSIMEWYSPDISVLRNEEFVEPFLSLCLVLAEMEFKLNIQNCSFLDESWLLPVCETYEAVPCRELGMVLRYLDRRVFVLELLRGGVAQADMFAEPGDIIDEINGISLRNSSNGKAGVVLSRLKGQPLFLRLLRWRGENGAVYRPLLPLLRQLKQENPSLEFGSPLPKPPGQRDSQSQCVKEGRILYAVQLLGKTNIGMYGGKEVLQYAIPAVLQKRQSRKDVLLDVKETHLTCTDKSNKEQLFQHHFPEISCVGRFSQPDFTIFAFCVGDTPDTGFCCVVLQAASSTECEEIIHRIAAGFKSTEWFV; encoded by the exons ATGCCAGCTAAAGACCCGCTTATCGAGACACTGAAAG tgtgtattttGGAGCTGCAGGCTGAAGACACCGTGACTGACTCAAGTCCTCATCTGGCTTCATGCTGCGAGCTCCTGGAGCTTATTCTGCGTAAAGGACTGCAGC AACCGGTGCTGAGTTTGACACACAGAGACTACTGGTGTTGTTTTGAGCAGTTAGTTCAACTGGACACATGTGGAAG GCTGAGCGCTGTCTCTTTAGCTGTGCAACAGACCACAGCGTGTCCCAAACTCCTGAGCGCTCAGGGCCGGGGACGCTACTTCATCCGCTtaatgctgagcaggaaaactctgggaaatgtagtcaacCATCTGCTACACACATCCAGCATCATGGAG TGGTACAGTCCTGATATTTCTGTATTGCGGAATGAGGAATTTGTAG agccttttctctctctgtgtctggtTCTCGCTGAAATGGAGTTCAAGCTCAACATACAG AACTGCAGCTTTCTGGATGAGAGCTGGCTGCTCCCG GTGTGTGAAACGTATGAGGCCGTGCCGTGTCGCGAACTGGGGATGGTTCTCAG aTATCTGGACaggcgtgtgtttgtgttggagcTGCTCCGAGGTGGTGTGGCTCAGGCGGACATGTTTGCAGAGCCTGGAGACATCATCGATGAAATCAACGGCATATCACTGAGAAATTCCAGCAATGGAAAG GCAGGTGTGGTGCTGTCCAGATTAAAAGGACAGCCCCTGTTCCTGCGCCTATTGCGCTGGAGAGGTGAGAACGGCGCTGTGTATCGCCCCTTGCTGCCGCTTTTACGCCAGCTAAAACAGGAGAATCCCTCGCTGGAGTTTGGCTCGCCTCTTCCCAAACCCCCAGGGCAGCGTGACAGCCAGAGCCAGTGTGTCAAAGAGGGACG GATCCTGTATGCAGTGCAGCTGTTAGGAAAAACAAACATAGGAATG TAtggagggaaggaggttttgcAATACGCCATACCCGCTGTGCTACAAAAGAGGCAGAGCAGGAAG GACGTGCTGTTGGATGTGAAGGAGACACACCTGACCTGCACTGATAAATCCAACAAAGAG cagCTGTTCCAACACCACTTTCCTGAGATTTCATGTGTGGGGAGATTCAGCCAGCCAGATTTCACCATCTTCGCTTTCTGTGTAGG AGATACTCCAGATACGGGTTTCTGCTGTGTGGTTCTGCAGGCTGCATCCAGCACTGAGTGTGAGGAGATCATCCACCGCATCG CTGCGGGGTTTAAAAGCACAGAATGGTTCGTGTGA
- the si:ch211-250n8.1 gene encoding uncharacterized protein si:ch211-250n8.1 isoform X2: MPAKDPLIETLKVCILELQAEDTVTDSSPHLASCCELLELILRKGLQQPVLSLTHRDYWCCFEQLVQLDTCGRLSAVSLAVQQTTACPKLLSAQGRGRYFIRLMLSRKTLGNVVNHLLHTSSIMEWYSPDISVLRNEEFVEPFLSLCLVLAEMEFKLNIQNCSFLDESWLLPVCETYEAVPCRELGMVLRYLDRRVFVLELLRGGVAQADMFAEPGDIIDEINGISLRNSSNGKAGVVLSRLKGQPLFLRLLRWRGENGAVYRPLLPLLRQLKQENPSLEFGSPLPKPPGQRDSQSQCVKEGRILYAVQLLGKTNIGMYGGKEVLQYAIPAVLQKRQSRKDVLLDVKETHLTCTDKSNKELFQHHFPEISCVGRFSQPDFTIFAFCVGDTPDTGFCCVVLQAASSTECEEIIHRIAAGFKSTEWFV, encoded by the exons ATGCCAGCTAAAGACCCGCTTATCGAGACACTGAAAG tgtgtattttGGAGCTGCAGGCTGAAGACACCGTGACTGACTCAAGTCCTCATCTGGCTTCATGCTGCGAGCTCCTGGAGCTTATTCTGCGTAAAGGACTGCAGC AACCGGTGCTGAGTTTGACACACAGAGACTACTGGTGTTGTTTTGAGCAGTTAGTTCAACTGGACACATGTGGAAG GCTGAGCGCTGTCTCTTTAGCTGTGCAACAGACCACAGCGTGTCCCAAACTCCTGAGCGCTCAGGGCCGGGGACGCTACTTCATCCGCTtaatgctgagcaggaaaactctgggaaatgtagtcaacCATCTGCTACACACATCCAGCATCATGGAG TGGTACAGTCCTGATATTTCTGTATTGCGGAATGAGGAATTTGTAG agccttttctctctctgtgtctggtTCTCGCTGAAATGGAGTTCAAGCTCAACATACAG AACTGCAGCTTTCTGGATGAGAGCTGGCTGCTCCCG GTGTGTGAAACGTATGAGGCCGTGCCGTGTCGCGAACTGGGGATGGTTCTCAG aTATCTGGACaggcgtgtgtttgtgttggagcTGCTCCGAGGTGGTGTGGCTCAGGCGGACATGTTTGCAGAGCCTGGAGACATCATCGATGAAATCAACGGCATATCACTGAGAAATTCCAGCAATGGAAAG GCAGGTGTGGTGCTGTCCAGATTAAAAGGACAGCCCCTGTTCCTGCGCCTATTGCGCTGGAGAGGTGAGAACGGCGCTGTGTATCGCCCCTTGCTGCCGCTTTTACGCCAGCTAAAACAGGAGAATCCCTCGCTGGAGTTTGGCTCGCCTCTTCCCAAACCCCCAGGGCAGCGTGACAGCCAGAGCCAGTGTGTCAAAGAGGGACG GATCCTGTATGCAGTGCAGCTGTTAGGAAAAACAAACATAGGAATG TAtggagggaaggaggttttgcAATACGCCATACCCGCTGTGCTACAAAAGAGGCAGAGCAGGAAG GACGTGCTGTTGGATGTGAAGGAGACACACCTGACCTGCACTGATAAATCCAACAAAGAG CTGTTCCAACACCACTTTCCTGAGATTTCATGTGTGGGGAGATTCAGCCAGCCAGATTTCACCATCTTCGCTTTCTGTGTAGG AGATACTCCAGATACGGGTTTCTGCTGTGTGGTTCTGCAGGCTGCATCCAGCACTGAGTGTGAGGAGATCATCCACCGCATCG CTGCGGGGTTTAAAAGCACAGAATGGTTCGTGTGA
- the LOC128616580 gene encoding galanin receptor 2a — MNASQQIHFSSNRRVETAIIASVFALIFVLGTVGNCLVLAVLLRNGQMNGKTTNMFILNLGLADLCFILFCVPLQATIYSMDEWVFGAFVCKVVHFIIYLTMYASIFTLTAVSLDRYLAICYPLHARELRTPHNTLASIGVVWTLSLVFSGPYFSYYTQMDLNGTTVCIPAWDIQSRRAMDICTFVFGYLVPVLVLGLTYARTIRYLWTSVDPMQEACESRLAKRRVTKMIVIVAVLFCLCWLPHHLIIMCMWFGHFPLNHATYVLRILSHLVAYTNSCLNPIVYALVSKHFRKGFRKVFGCISRKRLANQVNMVPQAQTVSLVEVGSSDGSNHSDASAKVRFLSKSHEKTTLSAFMTFNVT; from the exons ATGAACGCCTCACAGCAGATTCACTTCTCTTCGAACAGGAGAGTTGAGACAGCGATCATCGCTTCAGTATTTGCTCTTATCTTTGTGCTCGGCACAGTGGGAAATTGCCTGGTCCTCGCTGTACTGCTTCGCAATGGACAGATGAATGGCAAGACGACTAACATGTTCATCCTGAACCTGGGTCTCGCTGACCTCTGCTTCATCTTGTTTTGCGTTCCGCTCCAGGCCACCATCTATTCCATGGACGAGTGGGTGTTTGGAGCATTCGTGTGTAAAGTGGTGCACTTTATTATCTATCTGACCATGTATGCCAGCATCTTCACACTTACTGCTGTCTCTCTGGACAG ATATTTAGCCATTTGCTACCCCCTTCATGCTAGAGAACTGCGAACCCCACATAACACTCTCGCCTCCATCGGAGTGGTGTGGACCCTCTCGCTGGTGTTCTCCGGTCCCTACTTTAGCTACTACACACAGATGGATCTAAATGGAACCACTGTGTGCATCCCTGCCTGGGACATCCAGAGCCGTAGAGCCATGGACATTTGTACTTTCGTATTTGGCTACCTCGTTCCCGTCTTGGTCTTGGGTCTTACATACGCCAGGACCATCCGCTACCTGTGGACCAGTGTAGACCCCATGCAGGAAGCATGTGAGAGTCGCCTCGCCAAGCGCAGGGTGACCAAGATGATTGTGATCGTAGCGGTTCTGTTTTGCCTTTGCTGGCTGCCACACCACCTCATCATCATGTGCATGTGGTTCGGCCATTTTCCCCTCAACCATGCCACCTATGTGCTACGCATTCTTTCACATCTAGTGGCTTACACCAACTCCTGCCTCAACCCCATCGTGTACGCCCTGGTGTCTAAGCACTTCCGCAAAGGTTTCCGAAAGGTGTTTGGATGCATCTCGCGGAAACGGTTGGCGAATCAGGTGAACATGGTTCCACAGGCACAGACAGTGAGCCTGGTTGAGGTTGGATCAAGCGACGGGTCCAATCACAGTGACGCATCGGCTAAGGTTCGATTCTTGAGCAAGAGCCATGAGAAAACAACGCTGAGTGCCTTCATGACCTTCAACGTTACTTAA